From the Dama dama isolate Ldn47 chromosome 24, ASM3311817v1, whole genome shotgun sequence genome, one window contains:
- the LOC133045986 gene encoding nucleoside diphosphate kinase 6, whose protein sequence is MTSILRSPQALQLTLALIKPDAVAHPLILEAVHQQILSNKFLIVRMRELLWRKEDCQKFYREHEGRFFYQRLVEFMASGPIRAYILAHKDAIQLWRTVMGPTRVFRARHVAPDSIRGSFGLTDTRNTTHGSDSVVSASREIAAFFPDFSEQHWYEEEEPQLRCGPVHYSPEGGIHFAAPAGGPGPA, encoded by the exons ATGACCTCGATCTTGCGGAGCCCGCAGGCTCTCCAGCTCACTCTGGCCCTCATCAAGCCTGATGCAGTTGCTCACCCCCTGATTCTGGAG GCTGTTCATCAGCAGATTCTGAGCAACAAGTTCCTTATTGTGCGAATGAGAGAACTTCTATGGAGAAAGGAAGACTGCCAGAAGTTTTACCGAGAGCATGAAG GACGTTTTTTCTATCAGCGGCTGGTGGAGTTCATGGCCAG TGGGCCGATCCGAGCCTACATCCTCGCCCACAAGGACGCCATCCAGCTCTGGAGGACCGTGATGGGACCCACCAGAGTGTTTCGAGCACGCCACGTGGCCCCAGATTCAATTCGTGGGAGTTTCGGCCTCACCGACACCCGTAACACAACCCACGGCTCAG ACTCAGTGGTTTCAGCCAGTAGAGAGATTGCAGCCTTCTTCCCCGATTTCAGTGAACAGCACTGGTACGAGGAGGAGGAGCCCCAGTTGCGCTGTGGCCCTGTGCACTACAGTCCCGAGGGTGGCATCCACTTTGCTGCTCCAGCAGGAGGCCCGGGGCCAGCCTGA